GTCATAATATACTGGATATTTAAAAAGAATTGTGTGGGTATGTCATCAATATGGATGCATGTGACCACCTCTATTCCGTCTTATATTGCaacatttgtttttttacattggataaaagtagagatttaaagctacaaaatggtatatcatgcaCTGCAGtcgaggaacaatgggaaagtaattctgctttgaaagttgataaacttgtaacgccacttttgagaaaattgcctttgaatgttttggtacacctagtggagagctcttctttgtctacacctatccagcattgttcacaccctcttaagccttagccccacccatctctttaaggattcacgtgaggccatgtgctaaacagagtgaataaggtagtgtagtaaacaagagttcaagactaaaagtggtgaaagtagtagcctacaaaagaaaaactccaggtaaaaatacactatCTAGTCCTTCGCCTATACCCTAATCTGAAtgtggtgcaggtcatgttgttcttcacattgcCTTATCTGGTAAACACaaactatatcaaatcaaatcaaaatgtatttgtcacatgcacaggatacagaatgtgtaaacggtacagtgaaaaggttacttgcatagtagcaatatcaaaaatagaAAGTATCCAGACAAAAATATTttattagatgacgcttacccagacacacgTCTAAATTGATgagtcatgtgaaagaaatgctataaccaccccccaGACACATCTAGctgtggatgggtcactattgtctagacatgtacacatgttcatgaaatacaatagacggccgtaatcacccccagacacacctggctaacttgatgggtcatgtaatcatctggtgAAGTGGAGTGTTTtcttagacatgtagctagctagctaaacaattaaccataatcccaacccataCAGCACTAGCTAGCATCACAAACAGATTGTTATAGCTAACCACCATTCATTAATTTCTGACAAAATTATACatttataatatctgaaaatatagCTAGTCTCTTACCCATATAGATGGGTGAacgcttcacggcagactggaaCCCGTTTAACTAAGACGTCCTGTGTcatttctgttttgtttgtacAGCTTGTTTGTTTTCACACTGACTGTGTGCAGAAAGTAATCCctcacaactttttcccactggTCTTTGTCGATAGCACTTGCTagattcagggcagcaatgttgttgagagcagtagcaaaacTTTTGCAGTCCTCCATGGCTAAAGTTATCGTTAAAAAAGCCATGGTTGtaaaggattatctacacatactgagcagctcaagTTATAGACAGATGCATGCCACATGACAGACCAATCCGAATTTATCTCTCTGCATGTCCGGGGCCcagccattatctcagccaatcatggcggGAAGGTTCCTTGCTTTTTCCGTGGTTAAACCAACTATatttgtaatttaacaattgtattagtattttcaaatgcctctcctgtgaagtagtgacatgcgACATACACCTAGCTTCCTGAAACGGGCCACAGTTATGCTTGGATTCACACCTCTTGCAGTTCAGCTTAAAGTAAGCAGTAAGGTGGGATAAGGTTGTACTGTTAAGTAGCATGATGCGCTGTATTGTATTGTCCCTTAATAAACAGTGTATTACACTTTTTTGTCATATGTGCGACAACGTGCCTTTTGAATATTGTCTAATGTTAGTAGTAGCGTAGTCAAGGATGCATCATGCAACATTGGGACATTTGActtgttacaacaacaacaaaaattataCTTTGAATTTGGAGGTTTAACATATCCCTCTGGTGGCCAagtttacttttttttaaattgacattGGATAGTGGATATATAGTCTAAGATTGACTGATGTGGAATTTGTTATAGGAAATAATCATGGCCAGCTGGTCTTGTTAGCATAGGGCTAAGTGTGTCAGGTTATCTCATGGGATAAGCTTACTTGTAGCGTTATATCACTTGCAACTTACGTAGAtgattttaattggctgatgaAGATTTTGAGACAACGTTTTTCAAGAGTTTGCAAAAATGAACCCTTGGTTTTCTGTTGATTGGTCTTGAATAAACAGAGTCCAGAGTCATCCAAATTCtcacatccccctcctccctctccgaaGAGCCCTGACGATCAACGGAATACAACCCCAGAATGTTCCTAGAGTTCCATGCTTCTGCTGTCTAATTTAACGTTCCATGGAGCGATTGGAGGAATCTCCTGCTGTCCGACCTTGCTCGGTGACCAGCGACCTCATCCCAGATAGGAATACATACTATGCAAATTCATAATAATTATCCTGGACttaaagagaaagagaatgtgtgtgtgaggttgcGCCTGCCTGCGTAcagtatgtttctgtgtgtgtatttgtatgtggtgcacgcgtgtgtgtgtagtggcgAGGGGAGGCCTAAGAACTTGGCCTGTCACCAAGCTCGTTCCCACATGGCTGCTGTAAACAACTTAAAGGTCCCACACAGTCATCCTATTTCCCAAGTAAAAATAGCCTTTGAATGACCAAAACATCACCCATAATATTTTTATGCTATTAAAATACATTTGACCTTTTCTGTCATCTCTAACTATCAGGAAGCCTGAAAGAACAGGCTGAGTTAGCGGGGAGCTTATATTTATGAGCGCACCTTAACTGAGCTCTTTGAAATGCCCTTGTGGTCATTGCCAGGTAAGAAGGTAAACAACGGGCCACATGTCATTCTGAGCCTAAATAGCATGCCTCAACCCATTTTATCTGCAAAATGCTCTCATGGTAGACAGAGCTGTTCATGGACTGTTGGATATCAGACAAACATTTGGATTATTTTGTAACTAATTACAAAATACAGTTAACTGATACACTTCTTCACAAGATGTTGTAAAGCCTGAATCACCTTAGAAGCTTAGATATAAGGGAATGTACACGAAAACAGCATACAATAAGTGTACCGGACAATTAGCATTAGAAATGACAATATGTTCGTAATTGAGTATATTGATCAgacatttatttaaatattttacgATAGGCCAGCATGGCCAAAATATTGAGCAACATGAACAACCATGAGAAATAAAGGTGAGAAATAATTTGACATAAAAATACAAAACTTCAGCCATAAGCCTAATATTGTCACCCGGCCGCAATACAGTGTCCCAGGACCCATTTATTTATACAATTTGTAACACTCATCTCCCGTCTGAATGCTTGaataaaaaaactaaacaaagtaaatcccgagtggcgcagtggtctaaggcactgcattgcagtgctagaggtgtcattacagaccctggttcgatcccgggctgtatcacaaccggccgtgagcgagagtgttttgttgtgtttttatCAAGGGTGATCTCGTTGAAGAGGAGATCCAGGAGCCTGTCAACATAGCCTGTAATATTTTTGAAAGGGGAAATGTTAGTTAAGTGGGAAGTGAATTTAATTCATTGAGATGATGCTTCAATTCAGTGATGTAGTGATCTAGTCATTCTACAATGTGTTTCCTGGAATTTTTGATATATTCCATTTTAAATATGCAATATTTGGTTCTGTACTTTTTTGTGAAACTTTTCAATGTTTCTAATTTGACTTTTTTTTGTGCCTGAAATGCTCAATTGATGCAGAATTTAAATGAATAACTATGACTTACAGTATATTGGGTCTGTCTTCACAGGCTTCACAGCATTTCCCCCCTTCTTTGCCTTGGGAAAGATGATTTTGTATCACATCATTCCTGCTGCAGTTGCCTGGGAAGctgtgcagacagagagatgttGATTTTTCTAAAATGTCTATCATTACAGTTTGATGAAATTGGATAGACAAAAGGAGATGGAAAGTGAAATAATATTCCCCCTCATCATCATGATTAGTCCCAATGACACAAGCTACATCAACtgtaattaaaaaataataattaaacacAATGGAATGGCAAAATATGATTTTCAGGGGTAAATTAcaaatagtacacacacacacgtacacacacaaccCCTTTTGTGGACAACATTCTTTTGTGTCAGCTGTGTGCTGGCAGCTCTAAGACTCAATGTTGAAGGAATTAGGGATGAAGGAACAAAAACCAGATGGTGACTATCAGGTTTGTTACAGAAAATATACAGTTCACAAGTCAAAGCAGTCACAGCCACAGTTGCATTATCTAACGTGATCCCACCCAAAATGTTGGCTACTGTGTCACACTCATCAAACTCTGATACTTACATTATGGTCCGTGCTTGCAAGATCCACTGTCAATGATGCATTCCGTCTTCAGGATTAGCTTCCTGGCAAGACCCATCGAATGTTCTCCCCAAATTGATAAAGCAACTTCACTCGAAATGTGCACTGCACACGCGTGCCATGACCGTCATTTTCAGTCATCTCGCTAAGCTAAGAAATGAAAAGCAACCACTGCTGTTGGATGTCTTCACTCTTTGGGAAATAGTTTAAGGTTAATGTTACACTATGTAAGGTTCATTTTACACTCATTTTACACTAGTTACGACACAGTGTGCTTTTGCCGGCATGCTGGTAAGTAGCTTGCTACTGTAGCTAACAGTCATACCACAGATGAAAGGTTAGCAGTATCTTTGGTCGTACCTTCTGCTTGAACTAGCTACTAGTAGCTAGCTTAAGGTTTGTAAACAAAGCCAAAGCAAGGGGTAGGGGCACATGAGATGACGGTTTTAAGGTGGTACATATTTAAATTAGTTCAGATAAGATGCTACCATTGCCGTATTACATTTCCGGCTTTATGTGATGTTGCAAAAAGCCGGAAGTAAATCCTTGACAATGCCTGCCTCCTAAATCCAAGTCTTTGACACGGGGGGAGGGGatcagtaactttatgatcaaactttctcaatgtacagtaccagcTACAGTCATTTTTCATCTTTGGGTCACTCTACTTTGAACTGGTTTCCACCAAATATCATtcaatttgattttaaaaaaacactACGGATAAGTACAAACTCATTCACAATTCAGGTGCTCTACATACTTTCTAAGGAAGATCTGCATGATTTGGTTTAGTGCATGCCTTCACAACTGTCCCAAGCCAATGCATGTATACGGAATTTAAGTGCTTTTTGGTTTATTGTGGGTTATAAGAGGTAACTAATACAGTACCATACTGGACCAGACCTCTTAGAGAGAGGACCAAGAGAACGGGATTGACAGCGAGCTCTACTCTGAAAACAACAGCAGTAAATAAAGAGGCATGTTTTCTTAGCCTCCCTCGTCGGTCTGCACTGCTCTGTCCCTCACCACAACGTGCCCAGCAGCACGAGTCCCCTCTCCACAACATATTTTGTTTAATTTCCTCTGAGATGTTTTCTCTACAGCCGTGACGGTGGTAGTGGGCTCTTTACTGCTATCAGTCAGTGAAGTCTGGTTTTGGCCCCTACAGGCCCCCATAGACCCCTACCAGACTCCACCAGCCCCAACAAGCCCCTACAGGCCTCCACCAGCTCCTACTGGACCCCACCTAagataccatttgggacacagcatcATGCTGATAAATCAGGGCAGTAATTCAATGGGTGAATATTATGATATATATGCCACTGTCTGGAGATGGAATTTATGGAACTGAAGGACCACTTAGATTTACTTCCAGATATTCATGAAAAAGCTTCTCAGACACTTTTCAACAGTtggtaaataaaatacatttgcatCTGACTGAAAGTGCACTGAGACTTTCTCCAGTTTTGCATTTTGCCTCCAGCACCCCCTGCACCACTATTCTGTTTTGGGTGTGGGTAGATTATGGTTTGTGCCTATTATGGCTTGTTAAATTGAATATGGCACCAACATGTACATTAATTTACCATAATATTTTATAATGTGTCTTATCACATATTGAGCGTTGTTTTAATTGTTGGCTATATTAGCATATTATTAGGTTTATTATAGTATTTCATTAAAACTGCTGTGGCCTGCTGTGTATTGGATATTCGTTTGGAAAGGTGTcaataaaatatgttttaaaaaaaacatatatatatatatatatatatatacctaccAATGGGTAACGCAAGGAAGAACGGCAGCCAACAAAGCGTAAACATGCCAACCACGACTCCCAACGTTTTAGCTGCTTTCTTCTCCCGGGAGAATTTCAGAAGTTTCACCGTCAGGGAGCTCCTTGCCTGATTTGCACGGCCCTTCCCAGTGCTGCTGCTGTCATCCTGCACCTGAGATCCCTTGTGGATCCTGAGCGTGAGCTCACTCGTGTTCATCCTCTCCCTCATCACCCCGGCCTCCAAGTTCTTGGTGGTCCGTTTGGCGACTACATAAACCCTAAAATACATGGACAAGATAACCACCAGTGGTATATAGAAGGAACCGAGGGAGGAAAATAGTGCGTAAAACGGTTCCTCGGTGATGAGGCACACAGTGTTGTCCGGCGACGGCGGCTGCTTCCACCCGAGGAGGGGTCCAATGGATATGACCACCGAGAGCACCCACACCCCAAGCATGGCCAGCAGTGCCCGCTTCTCGGTCACTATGCTCGGATACTGCAGCGGATGGCTCACCCCGATGTAACGGTCGATAGAAATTACGCACAGGCTCATGATGGACGCCGTGCAGCACAAAACATCCACTGCCGCCCAGATGTCACAGAAGATCCGGCCGAACACCCAGTAGTTAAGAATCTCCAGGGTGGCAGACACCGGCAGCACTGTGGTGCCCAGCAGCAGGTCAGCGATGGCCAGGTTTATAATGAAGTAGTTGGTCGGGGTCCGCAGGTGCCTATTGGTCATCACCGCCAGAATGACGAGGATGTTGCCCACAATGGCGAACACGATGAAAGCCCCCAGGACGAAGCCGAGCGGGATGGCACGGGTAAGGTCCACCTCACCAGGCGACTCTGACAACCACGGTGTCCCCACTGTCGCGTCGTATTGTTCCAATAAGGAATAATTTCCCCATAAATGAGTCGCATCGTCAGTGGTCAGATTCATTTTGACTAAAGAGGTCCTCCATAGCAGGTTTCTAATCACATGGAGCTGTAGCACACGAAAACGAGCAACACCATGCCAAAATACATTTACTAAATTCGGCCAAGTGTTGTTAGGCTACATGATTAGTGGAGAAGTTATCAAGGATTAAAATTCCATTTGCAAACCGGTGCGTTTTCAATTATGAAACCAATTGGATGAAATTGTATGATAATGGTTTTGTCACATCCGTCCACTTGCAGTACAGTCTCgctttctctttgtttctctgtttTTCCCCTTAACTGTCTGCTTGAAAAGTACGGAGGGGGCGGGCAGTCGTCCCTCTTTTTGCTCCTGTCAAACCTCACTGATCTGCGCGCAATGCTCTGTATAGGCTACAGAGGCTCTCTCCTAAACACAGTTTG
This genomic stretch from Oncorhynchus tshawytscha isolate Ot180627B linkage group LG21, Otsh_v2.0, whole genome shotgun sequence harbors:
- the LOC112220736 gene encoding alpha-1A adrenergic receptor; translated protein: MNLTTDDATHLWGNYSLLEQYDATVGTPWLSESPGEVDLTRAIPLGFVLGAFIVFAIVGNILVILAVMTNRHLRTPTNYFIINLAIADLLLGTTVLPVSATLEILNYWVFGRIFCDIWAAVDVLCCTASIMSLCVISIDRYIGVSHPLQYPSIVTEKRALLAMLGVWVLSVVISIGPLLGWKQPPSPDNTVCLITEEPFYALFSSLGSFYIPLVVILSMYFRVYVVAKRTTKNLEAGVMRERMNTSELTLRIHKGSQVQDDSSSTGKGRANQARSSLTVKLLKFSREKKAAKTLGVVVGMFTLCWLPFFLALPIGSFNPDFRPPETLFKVIFWLGYFNSCLNPIIYPCYSREFKLAFIRILRCQCHHRRRPGWHAYNYRTSHFNSASHSRKNSAESGHSQKNPACLNGSQRTLSSSASPSPSYMLACPEGEALYTCWASAASRSPSLLPGSPASCQLGTLRGGVGSGGTHGGMSHRESGQGVFLFPCGGQNGECGGDIPEDKV